A genomic window from Desulfovibrio sp. X2 includes:
- a CDS encoding sigma-54 dependent transcriptional regulator, producing the protein MAASILFVAQPAAVTAHFSRLREMGYEVGLAENLTGALSFIKKSRPLFVFSRVRLPGYRVENLLGESASAMGDFPPIVIFTEQGTADEARRLLELGAHDYWLDPVSLDKIEAVLPKTPPPAEEAPAAQAAPARKAEPQRGGAGEIIGRHPSVLRVLALAKQVAASKATVLISGESGTGKERFARYLHSLSDRADKPFVAINCAALPEHLLESELFGHEKGAFTGAIARKLGKFELASGGTILLDEISEMDMGLQAKLLRVLQEGEIDRVGGLDTVKVDVRVLATTNRKLDEYVQQGKFRQDLYFRLNVIPLRLPALRDRGDDVLLLAQWFVDGFRKAYGLPRLAFSEEAVEWMRSYDWPGNVRELQNLMERAVLLAGNGPIESRHFLLDPDAWEVPEEFEEAGQCTPGVCAAAPVADEAGGVGGEVLPLDEMERRMILKSLDKTQGNRTQAADLLGISVRTLRNKLAEYRKQGLEIP; encoded by the coding sequence GTGGCGGCTAGCATCCTTTTCGTCGCCCAGCCCGCGGCGGTCACGGCGCACTTCAGCCGCCTGCGCGAGATGGGCTACGAGGTCGGCCTGGCCGAGAACCTCACCGGCGCCCTGTCCTTCATCAAGAAGAGCCGTCCGCTGTTCGTCTTTTCGCGCGTCCGCCTGCCCGGCTACAGGGTCGAGAACCTTCTGGGCGAGTCCGCCTCCGCCATGGGCGACTTTCCGCCCATCGTCATCTTCACCGAGCAGGGCACGGCCGATGAGGCGCGCAGGCTCCTCGAACTCGGCGCCCACGACTACTGGCTCGATCCCGTCTCCCTGGACAAGATCGAGGCCGTGCTGCCCAAGACGCCGCCCCCGGCCGAGGAGGCCCCTGCCGCCCAGGCCGCGCCCGCGCGCAAGGCCGAGCCCCAGCGCGGCGGCGCGGGCGAGATCATCGGCCGCCACCCCTCGGTCCTGCGCGTCCTGGCTTTGGCCAAGCAGGTCGCGGCCTCCAAGGCCACGGTCCTCATCTCCGGCGAGTCCGGCACCGGCAAGGAGCGCTTCGCCCGCTACCTCCACTCCCTCTCGGACCGCGCGGACAAGCCCTTCGTGGCCATCAACTGCGCGGCCCTGCCCGAGCACCTGCTGGAATCCGAACTCTTCGGCCACGAGAAGGGCGCCTTCACCGGCGCCATCGCCCGCAAGCTCGGCAAGTTCGAGCTGGCCTCCGGCGGCACCATCCTGCTCGACGAGATCTCCGAGATGGACATGGGCCTTCAGGCCAAGCTCCTGCGCGTGCTGCAGGAAGGCGAGATCGACCGCGTGGGCGGCCTGGACACGGTCAAGGTCGACGTGCGCGTCCTGGCCACCACCAACCGCAAGCTCGACGAGTACGTGCAGCAGGGCAAGTTCCGCCAGGACCTCTATTTCCGCCTGAACGTCATCCCCCTGCGCCTGCCCGCGCTTCGCGACCGCGGGGACGACGTGCTGCTGCTCGCGCAGTGGTTCGTGGACGGCTTCCGCAAGGCCTACGGCCTGCCCAGGCTCGCCTTCTCCGAGGAGGCCGTGGAGTGGATGCGCTCCTACGACTGGCCCGGCAACGTGCGCGAGCTGCAGAACCTCATGGAGCGCGCCGTGCTCCTGGCCGGAAACGGCCCCATCGAGTCGCGCCACTTCCTCCTCGACCCGGACGCCTGGGAGGTGCCCGAGGAGTTCGAGGAGGCCGGGCAGTGTACCCCGGGCGTCTGCGCCGCCGCCCCGGTCGCGGACGAGGCCGGGGGCGTCGGCGGCGAGGTCCTGCCGCTGGACGAGATGGAACGCCGCATGATCCTGAAAAGCCTCGACAAGACCCAGGGCAACCGCACCCAGGCAGCGGACCTCCTGGGCATCTCCGTGCGCACCCTGCGCAACAAGCTCGCGGAATACCGCAAGCAGGGCCTGGAAATTCCCTGA
- the larB gene encoding nickel pincer cofactor biosynthesis protein LarB, with protein MDKEHLRSVLAAVAEGSLGVDEALRRVALEPYARLAEGVCLDTGRGVRTGQHEVVFGQGKDDRQLLAAVGGLAEAGLPALVTRCDARQGALLLGAFAQGEYWERARLFCLGRPLSLAAPFPAEGEAVIVSAGAADAPVALEALGTARYLGLSAGFVPDVGVAGLHRLLPYSEALSRARLLVVVAGMEGALPSVVAGMFGKPVVAVPTSVGYGTGLGGVAALLSMLNSCAAGLCVVNIDNGFGAASLAAKLLSSRAEAR; from the coding sequence ATGGACAAGGAACATCTGCGCAGCGTTCTGGCCGCGGTGGCCGAGGGCAGCCTCGGGGTGGACGAGGCCCTGCGGCGCGTGGCCCTGGAGCCTTACGCCCGCCTCGCCGAGGGGGTCTGCCTGGACACCGGGCGCGGCGTGCGCACGGGCCAGCACGAGGTCGTCTTCGGCCAGGGCAAGGACGACCGCCAGCTGCTGGCGGCGGTGGGCGGGCTGGCCGAGGCCGGGCTGCCCGCGCTGGTCACGCGCTGCGACGCGCGCCAGGGCGCCCTGCTGCTCGGCGCCTTCGCGCAGGGCGAATACTGGGAGCGCGCCCGGCTCTTCTGCCTGGGCAGGCCGCTTTCGCTGGCCGCCCCCTTTCCCGCCGAGGGCGAGGCCGTGATCGTCTCGGCGGGCGCGGCGGACGCGCCCGTGGCCCTGGAGGCCCTGGGCACGGCCCGCTACCTCGGGCTGTCCGCGGGCTTCGTGCCGGACGTCGGCGTGGCCGGACTGCATCGCCTGCTGCCCTATTCCGAGGCCCTGTCCAGGGCGCGGCTGCTGGTGGTCGTGGCGGGCATGGAAGGCGCGCTGCCGAGCGTCGTGGCGGGCATGTTCGGCAAGCCCGTGGTCGCGGTGCCCACGTCCGTGGGCTACGGCACGGGGCTCGGCGGCGTGGCCGCGCTGCTCTCCATGCTCAACTCCTGCGCCGCGGGGCTTTGCGTGGTCAACATCGACAACGGCTTCGGCGCCGCCTCCCTCGCGGCCAAGCTCCTTTCTTCCCGAGCCGAGGCCCGGTGA
- a CDS encoding glycosyltransferase — MNVLFVNSTRRWGGVKTWTLDLAARLAAAGHGAHVACRPGPFADKARSLGLPVEARRFGLDYSPAMILWFLRLFKAWKTDVVVCNVGKDLRTAGVAARLAGLPVVHRVGLPRDMRDTLKVRLTHRFVRPRLLSPCEYIKDEMLDEVSFLRPDEITVIRTGKPCAGALPAAAQAPGVPRRLVMTSQLNADKGHADVLRALARLAAEGLDFRLDVVGEGREAEALRALADALGIAEKLTFLGFQASVQPFLAQAEIFVLASRSEGLPNTLLEAMAAGLAPIARNVGGVAEVWPEELSPFLTTPAPAAQSDADENDLTQPLRTLLSVPDEELARLRGAALAACRERFEIGAQAARLTDWLAGLAATRQNRPRSRA; from the coding sequence GTGAACGTCCTCTTCGTCAACTCCACACGCCGCTGGGGCGGGGTCAAGACCTGGACCCTGGACCTGGCCGCGCGCCTTGCGGCCGCGGGCCACGGCGCGCACGTCGCCTGCCGCCCCGGCCCCTTCGCGGACAAGGCGCGCTCCCTCGGCCTTCCGGTCGAGGCCCGGCGCTTCGGCCTGGACTACAGCCCGGCGATGATCCTCTGGTTCCTGCGCCTCTTCAAGGCCTGGAAGACCGACGTCGTGGTCTGCAACGTGGGCAAGGACCTGCGCACCGCGGGCGTGGCCGCGCGGCTGGCCGGGCTGCCCGTGGTGCACCGCGTGGGCCTGCCGCGCGACATGCGCGACACCCTGAAGGTCCGCCTCACGCACCGCTTCGTGCGGCCGCGCCTGCTCTCGCCCTGCGAGTACATCAAGGACGAGATGCTGGACGAGGTCTCCTTCCTGCGCCCCGACGAGATCACGGTCATCCGCACGGGCAAGCCGTGCGCGGGCGCCCTGCCCGCGGCGGCCCAGGCTCCGGGCGTCCCCCGCCGCCTGGTCATGACCTCGCAGCTGAACGCGGACAAGGGGCACGCCGACGTGCTGCGCGCCCTGGCGAGGCTCGCGGCCGAGGGGCTCGACTTCCGCCTGGACGTGGTGGGCGAGGGGCGCGAGGCCGAGGCCCTGCGCGCCCTGGCCGACGCCCTCGGGATCGCGGAAAAGTTGACCTTCCTCGGTTTTCAGGCCAGTGTGCAGCCCTTCCTGGCGCAAGCCGAGATATTCGTCCTGGCCTCGCGCTCGGAGGGACTGCCGAACACCCTGCTCGAGGCCATGGCCGCCGGGCTCGCGCCCATCGCGCGCAACGTGGGCGGCGTGGCGGAGGTCTGGCCGGAAGAACTTTCGCCTTTCCTGACCACGCCCGCGCCCGCAGCCCAAAGCGACGCGGACGAAAACGACCTCACGCAGCCGCTGCGCACGCTGCTCTCCGTCCCGGACGAAGAGCTCGCGCGCCTGCGCGGGGCGGCGCTGGCCGCCTGCCGCGAACGCTTCGAGATCGGCGCGCAGGCCGCGCGGCTGACGGACTGGCTGGCGGGCCTGGCCGCAACGCGGCAGAACCGGCCCCGGAGCCGGGCATGA
- a CDS encoding phosphatase PAP2 family protein — MHHLPATQTTDGGMTRRDLPVLLGHWLACCLPLLLVLGLLRLSIGSDAAVDVFFRAHRAAHPLLHRLFTLASDWGNLCLYAPAAATLILAWRRGNRPRVRYWLTFAALQFLLCFLVVRIAKISLGVPRPDASNRLPEPWTFDASHHARPSGHTAEIFGQATALTLDRPARWKTLLLACFGTAVAFSRIYLSWHSPSDVFFGLLVGATVGIFCPVLMDVDWKGLVRAARNTR, encoded by the coding sequence ATGCACCATCTCCCCGCGACGCAAACCACGGACGGCGGCATGACGCGCCGCGACCTGCCCGTGCTGCTCGGCCACTGGCTGGCCTGCTGCCTGCCCCTGCTCCTGGTGCTGGGGCTGCTGCGCCTGTCCATCGGCAGCGACGCGGCCGTGGACGTCTTCTTCCGGGCGCACCGCGCCGCGCATCCCCTCCTCCATCGCCTCTTCACCCTGGCCTCGGACTGGGGCAACCTCTGCCTCTACGCCCCGGCCGCGGCGACGCTGATCCTCGCCTGGCGCCGGGGGAACCGCCCGCGCGTGCGCTACTGGCTGACCTTCGCGGCATTGCAGTTCCTGCTCTGCTTCCTGGTCGTGCGCATCGCCAAGATCTCGCTCGGTGTGCCCCGGCCGGACGCCTCAAACCGCCTGCCCGAGCCCTGGACCTTCGACGCCAGCCACCACGCGCGCCCCTCGGGCCACACGGCCGAGATCTTCGGCCAGGCCACGGCCCTGACGCTGGACCGCCCGGCCCGCTGGAAGACGCTGCTCCTGGCCTGCTTCGGCACTGCGGTGGCCTTCTCGCGCATCTATCTTTCCTGGCATTCGCCGAGCGACGTCTTCTTCGGCCTGCTCGTGGGCGCCACCGTGGGCATCTTCTGCCCCGTGCTCATGGACGTGGACTGGAAGGGACTTGTGCGCGCGGCAAGGAACACGCGGTGA
- a CDS encoding glycosyltransferase family 4 protein — protein MKIIFLTSSSTASGGSRQAIYLARGLCEKGHDLTLFAPEGSPLPSIDPSVPSRVLPARRSRWRAAVEAVLPAKNEPVVVHAFHNKACKLASLWGLVWKLSGRKSVVLLNRGVCYRPGNPLPWWSPGVDAVTVNSMACAKVLARIGTPRGRLRVIYNGVPPTRVSPARSRDAVRAELGIPRDTLVVGSITGDKPVKGVAELVRGAALAKAEGFSGRLVLVGASPEKWTPLAEELGVAELFRFIPRTPAVADYLQIFDAFVISSLSESLPNTLLEACLTGLPVLSTAVGGVPELIEGRGLIVAPGDPSALSKGLLDMAADAARRERFAASSRELAASCTLERKVERTETLYRELLAARGFPTD, from the coding sequence GTGAAAATCATCTTCCTAACCTCCTCGTCCACGGCCAGCGGCGGCTCGCGCCAGGCCATCTACCTGGCCAGGGGACTGTGCGAGAAGGGCCACGACCTGACCCTCTTCGCGCCCGAGGGCTCGCCCCTGCCCTCCATCGACCCGAGCGTGCCCTCGCGCGTCCTGCCCGCCAGGCGCTCGCGCTGGCGCGCCGCAGTGGAGGCGGTGCTGCCCGCCAAGAACGAGCCCGTGGTGGTGCACGCCTTCCACAACAAGGCCTGCAAGCTGGCCTCGCTGTGGGGGCTCGTCTGGAAGCTCTCCGGCCGCAAGTCCGTGGTCCTGCTCAACCGGGGCGTCTGCTACCGGCCGGGCAACCCGCTGCCCTGGTGGTCGCCCGGCGTGGACGCCGTGACCGTCAATTCCATGGCCTGCGCCAAGGTCCTGGCCCGCATCGGCACACCGCGCGGCAGGCTGCGCGTCATCTACAACGGCGTGCCGCCCACCCGCGTCTCGCCCGCCCGCTCGCGCGACGCCGTGCGCGCAGAGCTCGGCATCCCGCGCGACACGCTTGTCGTCGGCTCGATCACGGGCGACAAGCCGGTCAAGGGCGTGGCCGAGCTCGTGCGCGGCGCGGCCCTGGCCAAGGCCGAGGGCTTTTCCGGCCGCCTGGTCCTCGTGGGCGCGAGCCCGGAGAAGTGGACCCCGCTGGCCGAGGAGCTGGGCGTGGCCGAGCTCTTCCGCTTCATCCCGCGCACCCCGGCCGTGGCCGACTACCTCCAGATCTTCGACGCCTTCGTCATCTCCTCGCTTTCCGAGTCCCTGCCCAACACCCTGCTCGAGGCCTGCCTGACCGGGCTGCCCGTGCTCTCCACGGCAGTGGGCGGCGTGCCCGAGCTGATCGAGGGCCGCGGCCTGATCGTCGCGCCCGGCGATCCCTCGGCCCTGTCCAAGGGGCTGCTGGACATGGCCGCGGACGCCGCGCGGCGCGAGCGCTTCGCCGCGTCCAGCCGCGAGCTTGCCGCCTCCTGCACCCTGGAGCGCAAGGTGGAGCGCACAGAGACGCTCTACCGCGAGCTTCTGGCCGCGCGCGGCTTCCCCACGGACTGA
- a CDS encoding NAD(P)/FAD-dependent oxidoreductase codes for MTTTSCTYLILGAGPTGLAAANRLRELGEDSFLVLERHGHAGGLAASFTDGAGFTWDIGGHVVFSHYAYFDSLLDSLLGEDVLRHQRISSVRIAGGWVPYPFQNNIRHLPPELRWECVRELLPGRRPEGEPENFLQWCETVFGKGISRLFMAPYNFKVWATPPALMGYRWIGERVSVVSLEQVLRTIVLGEDDVAWGPNNTFGFPLRGGTGEIFRRLAARIADRVVYDAEAAAVDPVRKEVRTADGRVFAYEHLLSTMPLDLLAGSLMSGAPDAVREAAKSLAHNSVHVAGVGVADTREDPTCWMYFPEDDCPFYRVTNFHNYSPNNVAEPGRQRGLMAETSSSPHKPVDKTAVLEHTLRGLENTTLTHPGTEVVSAWQHDVEYGYPVPTLGRDKALGIVQPWLEERSVFSRGRFGGWKYEVANMDHSVMQGVEWAERMLSDTRETTYTL; via the coding sequence GTGACCACCACCTCGTGCACCTACCTCATCCTCGGCGCGGGCCCCACGGGCCTGGCCGCCGCCAACCGCCTGCGGGAGCTCGGCGAGGACTCGTTCCTCGTCCTCGAGCGCCACGGCCACGCGGGCGGACTCGCGGCCAGCTTCACGGACGGCGCGGGCTTCACCTGGGACATCGGCGGCCACGTCGTCTTCTCCCACTACGCCTACTTCGACTCGCTCCTCGACTCGCTCCTGGGCGAGGACGTGCTCAGGCACCAGCGCATCTCGTCGGTGCGCATCGCGGGCGGCTGGGTGCCCTACCCCTTCCAGAACAACATCCGCCACCTGCCGCCCGAGCTGCGCTGGGAATGCGTGCGCGAGCTTCTGCCCGGCAGGAGGCCGGAGGGCGAGCCCGAAAACTTCCTGCAGTGGTGCGAGACGGTCTTCGGCAAGGGCATCAGCCGCCTGTTCATGGCGCCCTACAATTTCAAGGTCTGGGCCACGCCGCCCGCGCTCATGGGCTATCGCTGGATCGGCGAGCGCGTCAGCGTCGTCTCCCTGGAGCAGGTGCTGCGCACCATCGTGCTCGGGGAGGACGACGTGGCCTGGGGGCCGAACAACACCTTCGGCTTCCCGCTGCGCGGCGGCACGGGCGAGATCTTCCGCCGCCTGGCAGCGCGCATCGCGGACCGGGTGGTCTACGACGCCGAGGCCGCGGCCGTGGACCCCGTGAGGAAGGAAGTGCGCACGGCGGACGGCCGCGTCTTCGCCTACGAGCATCTGCTCTCCACCATGCCGCTGGACCTGCTCGCGGGCTCGCTTATGAGCGGGGCGCCGGACGCGGTGCGCGAGGCCGCGAAGAGCCTTGCCCACAACAGCGTGCACGTGGCGGGCGTGGGCGTGGCCGACACCAGGGAGGACCCGACCTGCTGGATGTACTTCCCCGAGGACGACTGCCCCTTCTACCGCGTGACGAACTTCCACAACTACTCGCCCAACAACGTGGCCGAACCCGGCCGCCAGCGCGGCCTCATGGCCGAGACCTCGTCCTCGCCCCACAAGCCGGTGGACAAAACCGCGGTCCTGGAGCATACCCTGCGTGGCCTCGAGAACACGACCCTGACGCATCCCGGGACCGAAGTGGTCAGCGCCTGGCAGCACGACGTGGAATACGGCTATCCCGTGCCCACCCTCGGCCGCGACAAGGCGCTCGGCATCGTCCAGCCCTGGCTGGAGGAGCGCTCCGTCTTCTCGCGCGGCCGCTTCGGCGGCTGGAAATACGAGGTGGCGAACATGGACCACTCCGTCATGCAGGGCGTGGAATGGGCCGAACGGATGCTCTCGGACACCAGGGAAACCACCTACACACTCTAG
- a CDS encoding Xaa-Pro peptidase family protein: MTSSDTTTEAGSATSSDVFAARRERVRAKLAEKGLDALLVAHAANRFYLSGFELHDPQCNESAGMLLIHRDGRDVLLTDPRYEDAAKRLWAADAIHIYRAPRDADINAFLKGQNCATMGVESDALSHRTWESLSDGLPFTPATGIVEGIRLFKDAAEIEAMRRSCALNHAAFSAAPGFLVPGRSEYEVSWELEKYFREHGATELSFSTIVGVNQNAALPHAIPGHTAVPESGLVLIDMGCRLDDYCSDQTRTFWVGDTPSDRFRHVVDMVREAQDAALKIIRPGLLVRDAYLAARAVFERYGQERFFTHALGHGIGLQTHEPPSLAPTASDILQPGMVVTVEPGLYYPEWGGVRWEYMVCVTQDGHDVL; the protein is encoded by the coding sequence ATGACTTCTTCCGACACGACGACCGAGGCCGGCTCCGCCACCTCCTCCGACGTCTTCGCCGCCCGCCGCGAGCGGGTGCGCGCGAAGCTGGCGGAAAAGGGACTGGACGCACTGCTCGTGGCCCACGCGGCCAACCGCTTCTACCTCTCCGGCTTCGAGCTGCATGACCCGCAGTGCAACGAGTCCGCGGGCATGCTGCTCATCCACCGCGACGGGCGCGACGTGCTGCTCACGGACCCGCGCTACGAGGACGCGGCCAAGCGGCTGTGGGCGGCCGACGCCATCCACATCTACCGCGCCCCGCGCGACGCGGACATCAACGCCTTCCTCAAGGGCCAGAACTGCGCGACCATGGGCGTGGAGTCCGACGCGCTTTCGCACAGGACCTGGGAGTCGCTGTCCGACGGCCTGCCCTTCACCCCGGCCACCGGCATCGTGGAAGGCATCCGCCTCTTCAAGGACGCGGCCGAGATAGAGGCCATGCGCCGCTCCTGCGCCCTGAACCACGCGGCCTTCTCCGCCGCGCCCGGCTTCCTCGTGCCCGGCCGCTCGGAATACGAGGTCTCCTGGGAGCTGGAAAAGTACTTCCGCGAGCACGGCGCCACCGAGCTCTCCTTCTCCACCATCGTCGGCGTCAACCAGAACGCCGCGCTGCCCCACGCCATCCCCGGCCACACGGCCGTGCCCGAGTCCGGCCTCGTGCTCATCGACATGGGCTGCCGCCTGGACGACTACTGCTCGGACCAGACCCGCACCTTCTGGGTCGGCGACACGCCCTCGGACCGCTTCCGCCACGTGGTGGACATGGTCCGCGAGGCGCAGGACGCGGCACTCAAGATCATCCGCCCCGGCCTTCTCGTGCGCGACGCCTACCTCGCCGCGCGCGCGGTCTTCGAGCGCTACGGCCAGGAACGCTTCTTCACCCACGCGCTGGGCCACGGCATCGGGCTGCAGACCCACGAGCCCCCGAGCCTCGCGCCCACGGCGAGCGACATCCTGCAGCCCGGCATGGTCGTCACCGTGGAGCCGGGCCTCTACTACCCCGAATGGGGCGGCGTGCGCTGGGAGTACATGGTTTGCGTAACACAAGACGGTCACGACGTCCTCTAG
- a CDS encoding DUF4911 domain-containing protein: MRNTRRSRRPLGRDPEADRSARLYVTLPPSDIARFRFLLEAHDNLALFTVLDKHRAALRLSFPVGLEPQVRAALARMADEIALTVIEPRLG; the protein is encoded by the coding sequence TTGCGTAACACAAGACGGTCACGACGTCCTCTAGGGCGTGATCCGGAGGCGGACCGCTCGGCCCGCCTCTACGTCACCCTCCCCCCGTCCGACATCGCGCGCTTCCGCTTCCTCCTGGAAGCGCACGACAACCTCGCCCTCTTCACGGTGCTCGACAAGCACCGCGCCGCGCTGCGCCTCTCCTTCCCCGTGGGGCTGGAGCCGCAGGTGCGCGCCGCCCTGGCCCGCATGGCGGACGAGATCGCCCTCACGGTCATCGAGCCGCGGCTGGGCTGA
- a CDS encoding NAD(P)H-quinone oxidoreductase: MKAIVMDRFGPADVLRLADVAEPELRENDLLVRVRAAGVNRADILQRQGMYADQPLADSELLGLELAGEVVAAGAAVADFAPGQRVMGIVGGGAYAEVARMDAGMAMPVPQGMDFAHAAAIPEVFVTAHEALFHLGGLEDGGTALIHAAAGGVGSAAVQLAHAAGARVFATASRAKLPRVREFGANTAIDYRSEDFRVRVLEETGGKGVDVVVDFIGGPNFAPNVEALAEGGRLIQVGLLGGAKAEIDLARILRKRLRIIGTVMKSRPQEAKRAMVRRFARRWLPRFADNTLRPVVDRTFPFEQAAAAQDYMESGANVGKIVLTT; encoded by the coding sequence ATGAAGGCCATCGTCATGGATCGTTTCGGCCCGGCGGACGTGCTGCGGCTCGCGGACGTCGCGGAGCCTGAGTTGCGCGAAAACGACCTGCTCGTGCGCGTGCGCGCGGCGGGCGTCAACCGGGCGGACATCCTGCAGCGCCAGGGGATGTATGCCGACCAGCCGCTTGCCGACTCGGAGCTGTTGGGGCTCGAGCTCGCGGGCGAGGTCGTGGCCGCGGGCGCGGCCGTCGCGGACTTCGCCCCCGGGCAGCGCGTCATGGGCATCGTCGGGGGCGGGGCATACGCCGAGGTCGCGCGCATGGACGCGGGCATGGCCATGCCGGTCCCCCAAGGCATGGACTTCGCGCACGCGGCGGCCATCCCAGAGGTCTTCGTCACCGCGCACGAGGCGCTGTTCCACCTGGGCGGCCTGGAAGACGGCGGTACGGCGCTGATCCACGCCGCGGCGGGGGGCGTGGGCTCCGCCGCGGTCCAGCTGGCCCATGCCGCGGGCGCGCGCGTCTTCGCCACGGCCAGCCGCGCCAAGCTTCCGCGGGTCAGGGAGTTCGGCGCAAACACGGCCATCGACTACAGGTCCGAGGACTTCCGTGTGCGCGTGCTGGAGGAGACGGGCGGCAAGGGCGTGGACGTGGTCGTCGACTTCATCGGCGGCCCGAACTTCGCGCCGAACGTCGAGGCCCTGGCCGAAGGCGGACGCCTGATCCAGGTGGGCCTGCTGGGCGGCGCCAAGGCGGAGATCGACCTCGCCAGGATCCTCCGGAAGCGTCTGCGCATCATCGGCACGGTCATGAAGTCGCGCCCCCAGGAGGCCAAGCGCGCCATGGTCCGGCGCTTCGCCCGGCGCTGGCTCCCCCGCTTCGCGGACAATACCCTCCGCCCGGTCGTGGACCGCACCTTCCCCTTCGAGCAGGCCGCCGCGGCCCAGGACTACATGGAGTCCGGCGCCAATGTGGGCAAGATCGTCCTGACGACGTAG
- a CDS encoding XDD4 family exosortase-dependent surface protein — MNRIAKSLFILGMIVLAAASAVAAQASTLYYTGSSGAYSASALFSLTGNSLTVTLANTSTADTTSPSAVLTGLFFDVDGGYTLTPVSAALAGSTVYYGSLSDVGDGWGFKQSTLDLIADYNSFISASGALSGLGHSNFSSHHHKLGGADYGLLSAGFTNPGAKNKKGLSKQGPLIDDSVIFTFHASDGFSLDDLADSVAFQYGTSLCETRVTGYDPPTPTPEPCTMLLMGAGVLGTVVARRRARAVERRDS, encoded by the coding sequence ATGAACCGCATCGCCAAATCCCTGTTCATTCTCGGCATGATCGTCCTCGCCGCGGCGTCGGCCGTGGCTGCCCAGGCTTCGACGCTCTATTACACCGGCTCCTCGGGTGCGTATTCCGCCTCCGCGCTGTTCAGCCTGACGGGCAATTCCCTGACCGTCACGCTGGCCAACACGTCCACGGCCGACACGACCTCGCCGAGCGCCGTGCTGACCGGGCTCTTCTTCGACGTGGACGGCGGGTACACGCTGACCCCGGTGTCCGCCGCGCTGGCCGGATCGACCGTCTATTACGGCTCCCTGAGCGACGTGGGCGACGGCTGGGGCTTCAAGCAGAGCACGCTCGACCTGATCGCGGACTACAACAGCTTCATCAGCGCCTCCGGGGCGCTCTCCGGCCTCGGCCACAGCAACTTCTCGAGCCATCACCACAAGCTCGGGGGCGCCGACTACGGGCTGCTCAGCGCCGGTTTCACCAACCCCGGCGCGAAGAACAAGAAGGGGCTCAGCAAGCAGGGGCCGCTGATCGACGACTCGGTCATCTTCACCTTCCACGCCTCCGACGGCTTCAGCCTGGACGACCTCGCGGACAGCGTGGCCTTCCAGTACGGCACGTCCCTGTGCGAGACCCGGGTCACGGGCTACGATCCGCCCACGCCCACTCCCGAGCCCTGCACCATGCTCCTGATGGGGGCGGGCGTGCTCGGCACGGTCGTCGCCCGCCGTCGCGCCCGCGCGGTGGAGCGTCGGGATTCTTAA
- a CDS encoding isoprenylcysteine carboxylmethyltransferase family protein: MISPRFALLAVASVLLYLGLAVLGWGGVAAFFADPARLALAAVTLALTGASLFSGGTLSPGVREDRSNRWVIAVFSLLGLLLAWLPAYTDRLGFLTIDGDAVRWLGVILYTLGGALRLWPVFVLGNRFSALVAIQPGHRLVTDGIYGVVRNPSYLGVLVNALGWALAFRSLPGVLVAACFLPLLQARMRSEEKLLRAQFGSEYDAYCARTPRLVPDLSRWLRGKGRGEKN, from the coding sequence ATGATCTCCCCACGGTTCGCCCTCCTCGCCGTCGCCTCGGTCCTCCTCTATCTCGGGCTGGCCGTGCTCGGCTGGGGCGGGGTCGCCGCCTTCTTCGCCGATCCGGCGCGACTCGCCCTGGCCGCGGTCACGCTCGCCCTCACGGGCGCGTCGCTCTTCAGCGGCGGCACCCTGAGCCCCGGCGTGCGCGAGGACCGCTCCAACCGCTGGGTCATCGCGGTCTTCTCGCTGCTCGGGCTGCTGCTCGCCTGGCTCCCGGCCTACACGGACAGGCTGGGCTTCCTGACAATCGACGGCGACGCGGTGCGCTGGCTCGGCGTCATCCTCTACACCCTCGGCGGGGCGCTCAGGCTCTGGCCGGTCTTCGTGCTCGGCAACCGCTTCAGCGCCCTGGTGGCCATCCAGCCGGGGCACAGGTTGGTCACGGACGGCATATACGGCGTGGTGCGCAACCCCAGCTACCTCGGCGTGCTCGTGAACGCCCTGGGCTGGGCCCTGGCCTTCCGCTCGCTTCCCGGCGTGCTGGTCGCTGCCTGCTTCCTGCCGCTGCTCCAGGCCCGCATGCGCTCGGAAGAGAAGCTTCTGCGCGCGCAGTTCGGCAGCGAATACGACGCCTACTGCGCCCGCACGCCCCGGCTCGTGCCGGACCTTTCGCGCTGGCTGCGGGGAAAGGGGAGGGGAGAGAAGAACTAG